A window of Drosophila subobscura isolate 14011-0131.10 chromosome E, UCBerk_Dsub_1.0, whole genome shotgun sequence contains these coding sequences:
- the LOC117890889 gene encoding uncharacterized protein LOC117890889 isoform X1 — protein MAAHFFRTAFYATAAKKSISLPFAAGRTAATLAVGLSFGAQNSRSAGAIPYENVYADNFFSGCGGAVSTGSKGLLRPMAEYREIQRPLCRNFSSLSTGGPQVAHSAMAPLKNRRYISSQDITKNMTLYTSNKANVDVDPKTLEFKNPTGNPLVLMMAWLMAKQKHLKKYAQIYTEMGFDVMVVHITPWQLLWPVKGTQVVAAETLKFLENNESYGPIVMHGFSVGAYQLGEIMLQMSRDMDRYGSILERFVCQIWDSAADITEIPVGVPKSIFPKNERMQTALRNYTLYHMKTFHNQATIHYMRSSQMFHSTLLKAPALFFVSDNDPIGPPSSNQAVRENWERANVKVTFKCWERSQHAAHFMKHRDEYLQTLFNHLEVCGVLEAIGVPKRAKL, from the exons ATGGCTGCGCACTTCTTTCGCACTGCATTTTACGCAACTGCAGCGAAAAAATCGATAAGTCTACCGTTCGCTGCCGGCCGGACAGCCGCAACACTAGCCGTGGGCCTGTCCTTTGGTg CACAAAATAGCCGCAGCGCTGGCGCTATCCCGTACGAGAATGTCTACGCAGATAATTTCTTCAGTGGGTGCGGGGGCGCCGTATCCACCGGCAGCAAGGGCCTGCTGCGTCCAATGGCCGAGTACCGGGAGATCCAAAGGCCGCTATGTCGCAATTTCTCGAGCTTGAGCACCGGCGGGCCGCAGGTGGCACAT AGCGCCATGGCACCGTTGAAGAATCGTCGGTATATATCGTCGCAAGATATTACCAAAAACATGACTCTTTACACTAGCAACAAGGCGAATGTAGATGTGGATCCTAAGACGCTGGAGTTTAAGAACCCGACTGGCAATCCTCTGGTCCTGATGATGGCCTGGCTGATGGCTAAGCAGAAACATCTGAAGAAATACGCCCAGATCTATACGGAAATGGGCTTCGATGTGATGGTGGTGCATATTACGCCCTGGCAGCTGCTCTGGCCCGTTAAGGGAACCCAG GTGGTGGCCGCCGAGACTCTGAAGTTTCTTGAGAACAACGAATCGTATGGACCGATCGTCATGCATGGCTTCTCCGTTGGAGCGTATCAGTTGGGCGAGATAATGTTGCAGATGTCTCGTGATATGGATCGTTATGGCAGTATACTGGAGCGCTTCGTTTGCCAGATTTGGGACAGTGCTGCGGACATTACCGAGATTCCAGTAGGCGTGCCCAAGTCCATCTTCCCCAAGAACGAACGCATGCAGACCGCCCTGAGGAACTACACCCTTTACCATATGAAGACATTCCACAACCAGGCCACCATTCATTATATGCGCTCCAGCCAAATGTTCCACTCCACCCTGCTCAAGGCCCCGGCGCTGTTCTTCGTCTCTGACAACGATCCGATCGGCCCACCCTCGTCGAATCAAGCTGTCCGCGAGAATTGGGAGAGGGCCAACGTGAAGGTCACTTTCAAGTGCTGGGAACGCTCCCAGCACGCAGCCCACTTCATGAAGCATAGGGATGAGTATCTGCAGACTTTGTTCAACCACCTGGAGGTCTGTGGCGTACTCGAGGCCATTGGCGTCCCCAAGCGCGCCAAGTTGTAA
- the LOC117890889 gene encoding transmembrane protein 53 isoform X2 — MDFLIGITLLVVLVVVLLKVYRRLKRSAMAPLKNRRYISSQDITKNMTLYTSNKANVDVDPKTLEFKNPTGNPLVLMMAWLMAKQKHLKKYAQIYTEMGFDVMVVHITPWQLLWPVKGTQVVAAETLKFLENNESYGPIVMHGFSVGAYQLGEIMLQMSRDMDRYGSILERFVCQIWDSAADITEIPVGVPKSIFPKNERMQTALRNYTLYHMKTFHNQATIHYMRSSQMFHSTLLKAPALFFVSDNDPIGPPSSNQAVRENWERANVKVTFKCWERSQHAAHFMKHRDEYLQTLFNHLEVCGVLEAIGVPKRAKL; from the exons ATGGATTTCCTAATTGGAATTACTTTGCTGGTCGTATTGGTGGTCGTATTACTTAAGGTCTATCGACGTCTGAAACGT AGCGCCATGGCACCGTTGAAGAATCGTCGGTATATATCGTCGCAAGATATTACCAAAAACATGACTCTTTACACTAGCAACAAGGCGAATGTAGATGTGGATCCTAAGACGCTGGAGTTTAAGAACCCGACTGGCAATCCTCTGGTCCTGATGATGGCCTGGCTGATGGCTAAGCAGAAACATCTGAAGAAATACGCCCAGATCTATACGGAAATGGGCTTCGATGTGATGGTGGTGCATATTACGCCCTGGCAGCTGCTCTGGCCCGTTAAGGGAACCCAG GTGGTGGCCGCCGAGACTCTGAAGTTTCTTGAGAACAACGAATCGTATGGACCGATCGTCATGCATGGCTTCTCCGTTGGAGCGTATCAGTTGGGCGAGATAATGTTGCAGATGTCTCGTGATATGGATCGTTATGGCAGTATACTGGAGCGCTTCGTTTGCCAGATTTGGGACAGTGCTGCGGACATTACCGAGATTCCAGTAGGCGTGCCCAAGTCCATCTTCCCCAAGAACGAACGCATGCAGACCGCCCTGAGGAACTACACCCTTTACCATATGAAGACATTCCACAACCAGGCCACCATTCATTATATGCGCTCCAGCCAAATGTTCCACTCCACCCTGCTCAAGGCCCCGGCGCTGTTCTTCGTCTCTGACAACGATCCGATCGGCCCACCCTCGTCGAATCAAGCTGTCCGCGAGAATTGGGAGAGGGCCAACGTGAAGGTCACTTTCAAGTGCTGGGAACGCTCCCAGCACGCAGCCCACTTCATGAAGCATAGGGATGAGTATCTGCAGACTTTGTTCAACCACCTGGAGGTCTGTGGCGTACTCGAGGCCATTGGCGTCCCCAAGCGCGCCAAGTTGTAA
- the LOC117890092 gene encoding rRNA 2'-O-methyltransferase fibrillarin, whose product MGKPGFSPRGGGEGRGGGGGFRGRGGGGGEGRGGGGGFRGRGGGGGDRGGGGFGGRGGGGGRGGFGGRGGGDRGGGRGRGGFGGRGGGDRGRGGGGRGGGGRGGGAGGFKGGKTVTIEPHRHEGVFIARGKEDALVTRNFVPGSEVYGEKRISVETNGEKIEYRVWNPFRSKLAAAVLGGVEKIHMPPGSKVLYLGAASGTTVSHVSDIVGPEGLVYAVEFSHRSGRDLINVAKKRTNIIPIIEDARHPHKYRMLVGMVDTIFADVAQPDQGRIVALNAQHFLKNGGHFVISIKASCIDSTAQPEAVFAAEVKKMQADKLKPQEQLTLEPYERDHAVVVGVYRPPGKQ is encoded by the exons ATGGGAAAACCAG GTTTTAGTCCACGCGGTGGCGGTGAAGGCCGTGGAGGTGGCGGAGGCTTCCGAGGacgcggcggtggtggcggcgagGGACGTGGAGGTGGCGGAGGATTCCGTGGccgtggaggcggtggcggcgacCGCGGTGGCGGCGGTTTCGGTGGacgtggtggtggcggtggacGCGGAGGCTTTGGTGGACGCGGCGGTGGTGATCGCGGTGGCGGCCGTGGTCGTGGAGGCTTTGGCGGACGCGGCGGTGGCGATCGTGGTCGCGGTGGCGGTGGACGCGGAGGCGGTGGTCGTGGCGGCGGAGCCGGTGGCTTCAAGGGTGGCAAAACAGTCACAATCGAGCCACATCGTCACGAAGGAGTCTTCATTGCACGCGGCAAGGAGGATGCTCTAGTCACCCGCAACTTTGTACCTGGATCTGAAGTCTACGGAGAGAAGCGCATTTCTGTCGAG ACCAATGGCGAGAAGATCGAGTACCGTGTGTGGAATCCCTTCCGCTCCAAgttggctgctgccgtgcTGGGTGGCGTGGAGAAAATTCACATGCCTCCCGGCTCGAAGGTCCTATACCTGGGCGCTGCCTCTGGCACCACAGTTTCCCATGTATCTGACATAGTGGGACCGGAGGGTCTCGTCTATGCCGTGGAGTTCTCACATCGCTCGGGTCGCGATCTGATCAATGTGGCCAAGAAACGCACCAATATCATACCCATCATCGAAGACGCTCGCCATCCCCACAAATACCGCATGCTGGTGGGCATGGTCGACACCATATTCGCCGACGTTGCCCAGCCCGATCAGGGCCGTATTGTGGCCCTGAACGCACAGCACTTCCTTAAGAACGGAGGACACTTTGTCATCTCAATTAAGGCATCCTGCATTGACTCAACGGCGCAACCCGAAGCGGTGTTTGCCGCCGAGGTCAAGAAGATGCAGGCGGACAAACTGAAGCCACAGGAACAGCTCACGCTGGAGCCATACGAACGTGATCACGCTGTCGTCGTGGGCGTCTACCGACCACCGGGCAAGCAGTGA